From a single Raphanus sativus cultivar WK10039 chromosome 3, ASM80110v3, whole genome shotgun sequence genomic region:
- the LOC108845811 gene encoding putative fatty acyl-CoA reductase 7, whose product MEPSCVQFLENKTVLVTGASGFLAKVFVERVLRLQPNLKRLYLLVRASDNKAAKQRLHNEVFEKDLFRVLRKNVGDERLNALISEKVVPVPGDISLNNMGLSDSNLLQDMMQEIDIIVNSAATTRFDERYDVALGINTLGPLNILNFAKKCVKPQLLLHVSTAYVCGKRSGLILEKPFAMGETLNGKNKVDIDAEMRLVDQKLKQLKKLGYSEEETKQAMKDLGLQRAKLYGWPNTYVFTKAMGEMLLGYCRESMPIVIIRPTIITSTFSDPFPGWVEGIKTIDSVIVSLGKGLLKCFLVDHMAVCDLIPVDMVANAMIVTAAEHSRESGSHTIYHVGSSYRNPVMYKQIYEILNRFFMESPLLGRNGLPIVPNVTILSTMASFRVYTSLRYKLPLQILRLLRLIFPSQLGEKYEVLNRRLNIAMRMVKLYKPYVIFKGIFDDSNLERLRIKNEGTEIDKLIGSTLCIDWEDYFTNIHIRGLIAHVLKK is encoded by the exons ATGGAACCAAGTTGTGTTCAGTTTCTTGAGAACAAGACAGTTCTCGTCACTGGCGCATCCGGTTTTCTTGCAAAAG TTTTCGTGGAGCGAGTTCTGAGATTGCAACCAAACTTGAAGAGGCTTTATCTCCTCGTAAGAGCATCCGACAACAAGGCCGCGAAACAACGGTTACATAATGAG GTTTTTGAGAAAGATTTGTTTAGGGTGTTGAGAAAGAATGTTGGTGATGAACGTCTAAACGCCTTAATATCAGAGAAAGTTGTTCCTGTTCCGGGTGACATATCACTGAACAACATGGGACTGAGTGATTCTAATCTCTTACAAGATATGATGCAAGAGATCGACATCATTGTGAATTCTGCTGCCACCACGAGATTCGATGAAAG ATATGATGTTGCTCTTGGAATCAACACACTTGGACCTCTCAATATCCTTAACTTTGCTAAGAAGTGTGTGAAACCGCAATTGCTTCTTCATGTCTCTACAG cTTATGTTTGTGGGAAAAGATCCGGGCTCATACTAGAGAAGCCTTTTGCTATGGGGGAAACTCTCAATGGAAAAAACAAGGTAGACATCGATGCGGAAATGCGATTGGTAGACCAGAAATTGAAACAACTCAAGAAACTAGGTTATTCGgaagaagaaaccaaacaaGCCATGAAAGATCTCGGATTGCAAAG GGCAAAGCTTTATGGATGGCCAAATACATATGTCTTCACGAAAGCAATGGGAGAAATGCTTCTTGGATATTGTAGAGAATCTATGCCTATTGTAATTATACGTCCCACAATAATCACAAGCACTTTCTCCGACCCATTTCCTGGTTGGGTTGAAGGTATAAA AACCATAGACAGTGTGATTGTTTCACTCGGAAAGGGACTGCTAAAGTGTTTCCTTGTTGATCATATGGCAGTATGCGATCTT ATACCCGTCGATATGGTGGCGAACGCTATGATTGTGACCGCAGCAGAACATTCACGTGAGTCAGGGAGTCATACCATATACCATGTCGGCTCATCTTACCGGAACCCAGTGATGTATAAACAGATTTATGAAATTCTTAATCGTTTTTTCATGGAAAGCCCTCTGCTCGGTCGCAATGGTTTGCCTATTGTCCCAAACGTTACAATATTATCCACAATGGCTAGCTTTCGTGTCTACACGAGCCTTCGTTATAAATTACCTTTACAG atatTGCGATTACTTAGATTAATTTTTCCATCGCAACTCGGAGAGAAATATGAAGTTCTCAATCGTAGATTAAATATAGCGATGAGAATGGTGAAACTTTACAAGCCTTATGTAATCTTCAAGGGCAT ATTCGATGATAGTAACCTGGAAAGACTACGAATCAAGAATGAAGGCACAGAGATAGATAAACTGATCGGCTCCACCTTATGCATTGATTGGGAAGATTACTTTACGAATATACATATCCGTGGCCTTATTGCACACGTACTCAAGAAATAA
- the LOC130509694 gene encoding NAC domain-containing protein 90-like translates to MEDLTTGFRFYPTEDELVVFYLRNQLEGKSGDSMHRVIPVLDIFEVEPSHLPNIAGERCRGDTEQWFFFVPRQEREARGGRPSRTTGSGYWKATGSPGPVFSKDNRMIGVKKTMVFYTGKAPTGGKTKWKMNEYKALDDRDNISTIPKLRHEFSLCRVYITSGSSRAFDRRPVGVLQTGRMLTNDVAVADTSIFVGSSPEISMSGGEHVDLSVDTEMVDGLTEPIWEWEQLNWP, encoded by the exons ATGGAGGACCTTACAACTGGGTTTCGCTTCTATCCCACGGAAGACGAACTGGTTGTGTTCTACCTCCGAAACCAGCTCGAAGGAAAGAGTGGTGACTCAATGCACCGTGTCATACCCGTTCTAGATATCTTTGAGGTCGAGCCTAGTCATCTTCCAA ATATTGCGGGAGAAAGATGTCGAGGAGATACTGAGCAATGGTTCTTCTTTGTGCCAAGACAAGAGCGCGAAGCAAGAGGAGGCAGGCCGAGCAGAACCACTGGTTCAGGGTACTGGAAAGCGACTGGATCACCTGGTCCAGTCTTTTCCAAGGATAACAGAATGATTGGAGTCAAGAAAACTATGGTTTTCTACACCGGAAAAGCACCAACAGGAGGAAAAACAAAATGGAAGATGAATGAGTACAAAGCCCTTGACGATAGAGACAACATTTCCACAATCCCTAAG TTGAGACATGAATTCAGTTTATGTCGTGTCTACATAACATCAGGAAGCTCAAGAGCTTTTGATAGACGCCCTGTGGGAGTTCTTCAGACAGGGAGAATGCTTACAAATGATGTTGCAGTTGCTGACACCTCCATTTTTGTGGGAAGCTCACCAGAAATTTCCATGTCAGGAGGAGAACATGTTGATCTCTCTGTGGACACAGAGATGGTGGATGGTTTAACTGAACCAATCTGGGAATGGGAGCAGCTGAATTGGCCTTGA
- the LOC108845817 gene encoding vesicle-associated membrane protein 714 — protein MAIIYAVVARATVVLAEFSAVTGNTGAVVRRILEKLSPETADERLCFSQDRYIFHILRSDGLTFLCMANDTFGRRIPFSYLEDVHMRFMKNYGRVALHAPAYAMNDEFSRVLHQQMEFFSSNPSADALNRVRGEVSEIRSVMVENIEKIMERGDRIELLVDKTATMQDSSFHFRKQSKRLRRALWMKNAKLLVVLTCLIVLVLYILIAFFCGGITLSSCRS, from the exons ATGGCGATCATCTACGCGGTTGTGGCGAGAGCCACGGTGGTGCTAGCTGAATTCAGCGCCGTCACGGGAAACACAGGCGCCGTGGTGCGGCGGATCCTCGAAAAACTTTCGCCGGAGACCGCCGACGAGAGACTCTGTTTCTCGCAAGACCGTTACATCTTCCACATCCTCAGATCCGATGGACTCACCTTTCTCTGTATGGCCAACGATACCTTCGGAA GGAGGATACCGTTTTCGTATTTGGAAGATGTTCACATGAGGTTCATGAAAAACTACGGGAGAGTGGCGCTTCATGCACCAGCTTACGCTATGAATGATGAGTTCTCGAGGGTTTTGCATCAGCAGATGGAGTTTTTCTCTAGTAATCCTAGTGCTGATGCTCTCAATCGTGTCAGAGGAGAAGTCAGTGAG ATTCGATCGGTGATGGTGGAGAACATTGAGAAGATAATGGAGAGAGGTGATAGGATTGAGCTTCTAGTTGATAAAACTGCAACAATGCAAGATAGTTCGTTTCATTTCAGGAAACAGTCTAAGCGCTTACGCAGAGCTCTTTGGATGAAAAACGCTAAGCTCTT GGTAGTGTTGACGTGCTTGATAGTTCTCGTACTGTACATCCTAATAGCCTTTTTCTGTGGAGGCATCACTTTATCCTCGTGCAGATCTTAA
- the LOC108845814 gene encoding uncharacterized protein LOC108845814, with product METLSIPAAAWSSSGAITPPPHSRLSPPYLTRKPSRKSSRRLSAFNAASRSSVSEVVGEDVLQMFLKDREENGDFISKVSDRLWLREVLQSIDLNSNGASSSAVVGLEDNQAERLVDGADYDEDEESGFLKLKPTQEWIVGESDSAPMNRKALAKALRDDSERRKKLNFLKYEALKRELMYLSIVIGTGCSGYCLLALSPQAAVSYGVGVLFSCLYLQLLYGYADGVSREDVPNIFLKKKTKKIGIRSEDLEDFVKRTIRGSGMALSSPRLVIPAAIYALWILSHKYFQNDLFDFQIVPAMVGLFVYKAAALVQVYRDNQDLQFIFPDDL from the exons ATGGAGACTCTCTCAATTCCCGCCGCTGCTTGGTCTTCCAGCGGCGCCATCACTCCTCCTCCGCACTCTAGGCTTTCTCCGCCGTACCTCACTCGGAAACCGTCGAGAAAAAGTTCCCGACGCTTGTCCGCCTTTAACGCCGCTTCTCGCTCCTCCG TGAGTGAGGTTGTGGGGGAGGATGTGCTGCAAATGTTCTTGAAAGACAGAGAAGAGAATGGAGATTTCATTTCCAAAGTCTCTGATAGGCTCTGGTTAAGGGAAGTTCTCCAATCTATTGATCTCAACTCCAATGGTGCATCATCTTCAGCTGTTGTTGGACTAGAAGATAATCAG gCGGAGAGGTTGGTAGATGGTGCAGATTATGATGAGGATGAAGAAAGCGGTTTCTTGAAACTTAAACCGACACAAGAATGGATTGTTGGGGAAAGTGATTCCGCCCCCATGAATAGGAAAGCTCTAGCTAAG GCATTACGGGATGATAGCGAGCGGAGGAAGAAACTTAACTTTCTGAAATATGAAGCT cTGAAGCGTGAACTGATGTACCTGTCAATTGTTATTGGAACCGGGTGCAGCGGATATTGCTTACTAGCTTTATCACCCCAG GCTGCAGTCAGTTATGGAGTTGGAGTTCTTTTCAG TTGCTTGTACCTTCAACTTTTGTACGGATATGCGGATGGTGTTTCACGCGAAGATGTTCCTAATATCTTCCTGAAAAAGAAGACTAAAAA AATCGGGATAAGAAGTGAAGACCTCGAAGACTTCGTAAAGAGGACAATCAGGGGCAGTGGCATGGCACTCTCTTCCCCACGTCTAGTGATCCCAGCTGCAATCTATGCCCTGTGGATTCTCTCGCACAAGTACTTCCAGAATGACTTGTTCGACTTCCAG ATAGTTCCAGCCATGGTTGGTTTGTTTGTATACAAAGCTGCAGCTCTGGTTCAAGTGTACAGAGACAACCAAGATCTTCAGTTCATTTTCCCAGACGATCTTTGA
- the LOC130509332 gene encoding multiple RNA-binding domain-containing protein 1-like, producing MTLGDLCFFYHSGTKSRCVVGVVEVAREWYEDDDDEGEGEGAVDVKAVGEMRRFVDLKEMKGDKGIKDFVLFRQPRLSVVPVEVDVWQKICELGDGFSGDGDGISFSNTEETLTQAFSQYGRLLGVNVVMDKIRCRPKEFAYVKFSSKEEADEALLQLNGQLVDRRVVVMLSPEEEEEILVNLSLSIWRPRKGTTQSTSSRL from the exons ATGACTTTAGGCGACCTCTGCTTCTTCTACCACTCCGGTACGAAATCGAGGTGCGTCGTGGGTGTGGTGGAGGTTGCTCGCGAATGGTACGAAGATGACGATGacgaaggagaaggagaaggagcgGTCGACGTCAAAGCTGTCGGAGAGATGAGGAGATTTGTTGATTTGAAGGAgatgaaaggagacaaaggGATTAAGGATTTCGTTTTGTTCAGACAGCCGAGGTTGTCTGTTGTTCCAGTGGAAGTTGATGTTTGGCAAAAGATTTGTGAATTGGGAGATGGGTTTTCTGGAGATGGTGATG gCATCTCTTTCTCAAACACAGAAGAAACATTAACACAAGCTTTTTCTCAATATGGTCGTCTTCTTGGTG TGAATGTTGTGATGGACAAAATCAGATGCAGACCAAAAGAGTTTGCTTATGTCAAATTCTCTTCCAAAGAAGAAGCCGACGAAGCTTTATTACAACTTAACGGACAG TTGGTAGATAGGCGGGTGGTGGTCATGCTAAgtccggaggaggaggaggagatccTAGTAAACCTCAGCCT GTCTATTTGGAGGCCAAGGAAAGGAACAACACAGAGTACAAGCTCGAGACTATGA
- the LOC130509333 gene encoding uncharacterized protein At5g41620-like, which yields MDRKRGCKIRKRGGSSSSSSSLARQNRFKRAIFAGKRAAQDNGGSGTPVKSISAAKTPVLLSLSPEKHHVDQFEKLPVSARKLAATLWEISDGGTDPALDSDRDNLRSKKPSRNRRKKPTEISSHDFLQNSSDPISRFGPERIILHERETVQQLIEYKTTGTNSVKTRFKNVSDGLTTSKELVKVLKRIGKLGDDHKTASNRLISALVCELDRTRSSLKHLVSEFDEEEEENRRLIEKLREEAVVERKLRQRTEKMNIKLGRELAEAKERERKTKEEMERERRARDVLEEVCDELARGIGEDKKDMEKEREMMRVADVLREERVQMKLTEAKFEFEEKHAAVERLKKELRRVLEGKGSSEIGRVLEIIDGSDEDEEEEEEESDLKSIELNMESGSKWGYVESQSRFVGSGEDDDDPVEKRSVVVDNGERDESLKTLKEYIVSNMRFIGSSSSEQWNHRHLPSVEFV from the exons atggatcGGAAAAGAGGGTGCAAGATCAGGAAGAGAGGTggttcttcctcctcttcctcttcactaGCTCGTCAAAACCGCTTCAAACGCGCAATTTTCGCCGGCAAAAGAGCCGCACAAGACAACGGCGGCTCAGGAACTCCCGTTAAGTCCATCTCCGCCGCTAAAACTCCCGTACTCTTGTCCTTATCGCCGGAGAAACATCATGTAGATCAATTTGAGAAACTCCCCGTCTCGGCAAGAAAGCTGGCGGCAACTCTGTGGGAGATCAGCGACGGCGGTACAGATCCTGCCCTAGACTCCGACAGAGATAACTTGAGAAGCAAGAAACCGTCGAGAAACAGAAGGAAGAAACCAACAGAGATCTCTTCCCATGATTTCCTACAAAACTCATCCGATCCCATTTCCCGTTTTGGACCAGAG AGAATCATTCTCCATGAAAGAGAAACAGTACAACAACTAATCGAATACAAAACCACCGGCACAAACTCG GTGAAAACTCGTTTCAAGAACGTCAGCGACGGTTTAACAACGTCTAAAGAGCTCGTGAAGGTCCTAAAACGTATCGGTAAGCTCGGGGACGATCACAAGACAGCAAGCAACCGTTTAATCTCTGCTCTGGTTTGCGAACTAGACAGAACAAGGTCTTCTCTAAAGCATCTGGTGAGTGAGTtcgacgaggaggaggaggagaacaGGAGGTTAATAGAGAAGCTTCGAGAAGAGGCGGTGGTCGAGAGAAAGCTGAGGCAGAGAACGGAGAAGATGAACATAAAGTTAGGGAGAGAGCTAGCGGAAGCTAAGGAAAGGGAGAGGAAGACGAAGGaggagatggagagagagaggagagcgAGAGATGTTCTCGAGGAGGTGTGCGATGAGCTGGCGAGAGGAATCGGAGAAGATAAGAAAGATATGGAGAAAGAGAGGGAGATGATGCGTGTAGCTGATGTTTTGAGGGAAGAGAGGGTTCAGATGAAGCTTACGGAGGCGAAGTTTGAGTTCGAGGAGAAACACGCCGCCGTGGAGAGGCTGAAGAAGGAGCTCCGGAGGGTTCTTGAGGGAAAAGGGTCGTCGGAGATTGGTCGGGTTCTAGAGATAATAGATGGCTCtgatgaggatgaggaggaggaggaggaggagagtgaTCTTAAGTCTATTGAGCTGAACATGGAGAGTGGAAGTAAGTGGGGTTATGTTGAAAGCCAATCTAGATTTGTTGGCTCCggcgaagatgatgatgatcctgTGGAGAAGAGATCAGTGGTTGTTGATAATGGGGAGAGAGATGAATCTTTGAAGACTCTAAAAGAGTACATTGTTTCTAATATGAGATTCATTGGTTCCTCATCGTCGGAGCAGTGGAATCACCGGCACTTACCAAGTGTGGAGTTTGTGTAA